The following are encoded together in the Coffea arabica cultivar ET-39 chromosome 1c, Coffea Arabica ET-39 HiFi, whole genome shotgun sequence genome:
- the LOC140038551 gene encoding uncharacterized protein — MSNNLSLHTILTDCKLNDTNFLDWHSNVLLVLTHEKIEYVFDGPMPQEPKPNAPAAARNAYKKHKDDNREASCFTVASMTPQLQQQHMNMGAYDIVQHLRELFEQQSKTVRYDTSKELFRCKMAEGAPVAPHVLKIIGLIEKLAELGFKMDQDLNVDLVLQSLPDSFSQFVMNYQMNNLQHTLPQLLNVLKTAEKEIKKGKGSTGVPVITSSKKRKRQEKGFKKSKSKPAQKPKKAKADQSKATCFHYN; from the coding sequence ATGAGTAACAATTTGAGCCTTCATACCATTCTCACTGATTGCAAACTTAACGACACAAACTTTCTCGATTGGCATAGCAATGTCCTACTCGTTCTCACTcatgaaaaaattgaatatgTATTTGATGGGCCAATGCCCCAGGAACCTAAACCAAATGCTCCTGCTGCTGCTCGAAATGCTTATAAGAAACATAAGGATGATAATAGGGAAGCATCATGTTTCACGGTAGCTTCCATGACTCCTCAGCTTCAGCAGCAGCACATGAACATGGGGGCGTATGATATTGTACAACACCTGAGAGAGTTGTTTGAACAACAATCAAAGACGGTTAGATATGATACCTCCAAAGAATTGTTCAGGTGCAAGATGGCAGAGGGAGCACCTGTTGCTCCGCATGTCTTAAAAATAATTGGGCTAATTGAAAAATTGGCCGAATTAGGCTTTAAGATGGATCAGGACCTGAATGTTGATTTAGTGCTCCAATCTCTGCCAGATTCTTTCTCACAGTTTGTTATGAACTATCAGATGAATAATCTACAACACACTTTGCCTCAATTGTTGAATGTGCTGAAAACTGCTGAGAAAGAAATCAAAAAGGGGAAAGGCTCTACTGGTGTGCCTGTCATTACTTCCTCTAAGAAGAGGAAGAGGCAAGAAAAGGGATTTAAGAAATCCAAAAGCAAGCCCGCCCAAAAGCCCAAAAAGGCAAAGGCGGACCAGTCCAAAGCAACCTGCTTCCATTATAATTAA
- the LOC140038538 gene encoding protein MAIN-LIKE 2-like yields MAAKVVSVGFGDFLSHLPVADRDRKLPVALAERWWNSTNSFHLPFGEMTQTPLDFTCITGVAVGSLPIPWDYNVRKNANYIKEQLGWVPAFASAGAIRVTDLLSFYKDKAIDENDDVQLAHLTRAFFLYMLGRTLLSNTAETIHLYCLPALEDVDRIGDYNWGGAGISTLYRFMSAVSRRLTKSLGGYSFVWEVWAYEILQLNPYKLKQDEMDVLPRMWRWRSCNRASRQSPSTVEHFRRAIDTISPENVSSHT; encoded by the exons ATGGCCGCGAAAGTTGTTAGTGTTGGGTTTGGGGATTTTTTGAGCCACTTGCCCGTGGCCGATAGAGATAGGAAGTTGCCTGTCGCACTTGCGGAGCGATGGTGGAACTCAACAAACTCCTTCCACTTGCCTTTCGGAGAGATGACACAGACACCCTTGGACTTCACCTGTATAACCGGTGTTGCAGTGGGCAGCTTGCCCATTCCGTGGGATTACAATGTTAGGAAAAATGCCAATTACATCAAGGAGCAATTGGGTTGGGTGCCAGCTTTTGCTTCTGCCGGTGCCATCAGAGTTACCGATTTATTATCATTCTACAAAGACAAGGCGATTGACGAGAATGACGACGTCCAGCTGGCACATCTGACTAGAGCTTTCTTTCTATACATGCTTGGCCGCACTTTACTTAGCAACACGGCCGAAACAATTCACCTGTACTGTTTGCCTGCGCTGGAGGACGTAGATCGTATAGGGGATTATAACTGGGGAGGGGCGGGGATATCAACCTTGTACAGATTTATGTCCGCTGTCTCCCGACGCCTGACGAAAAGCCTTGGCGGCTACAGCTTCGTTTGGGAG GTGTGGGCTTATGAAATTCTTCAGTTAAATCCGTATAAACTGAAACAGGACGAGATGGACGTATTGCCCAGAATGTGGCGATGGCGCTCATGTAATAGAGCCAGCCGACAATCACCGTCTACGGTCGAACATTTTCGCCGCGCAATTGACACCATTAGCCCGGAAAACGTTAGTTCCCATACTTAG
- the LOC113736967 gene encoding protein FAR1-RELATED SEQUENCE 5-like, with amino-acid sequence MGQDGALKTHDMVQETENGKMGMDGCSRLRSFDLNQEPECDRDTFIEEIGGSIGGHEDEEADELVGAIGMDDVMKLTFDTEEEAGEFYNLYAKLSGFGIRKSNAKQDADGISRFRKWVCCCEGYRNEKWFNYEDRKRETKPITRTGCGARFRVKYDIESVKYVVTRFIMEHNHPLASEASVQHIRWHRKVNDAEYAQAKSLKLAGTRICQIMKHFVIKPGGYSNVGFCIKDLYNRMDEERRKDIFNGDAEGALGFLAAKKDADDMFFYKYHVDNEGRLARLFWADSKSRADFSVFGDVLVFDTTYKTNKYRKPLVVLAGVNNHLNSTVFGCALLSDERIETYEWVLSTFVETMKGRRPVAVMTKCMLLGSCSFLLPPLRETCEHKESPLTRISCKSILASPLTYHNPPSNLFRVHHISSNNMYDSLHPRSSPQKLEVLACSNASSP; translated from the coding sequence ATGGGGCAGGATGGGGCGCTTAAAACTCATGACATGGTGCAGGAAACAGAGAACGGAAAAATGGGGATGGATGGTTGCAGCAGGTTAAGGTCATTTGACCTTAACCAAGAACCTGAGTGTGACCGAGACACATTCATTGAAGAAATCGGTGGTTCAATAGGAGGACACGAAGATGAGGAGGCAGATGAATTGGTGGGCGCAATAGGCATGGATGACGTAATGAAATTAACATTTGACACGGAAGAAGAAGCTGGGGAATTCTATAATTTGTATGCGAAACTAAGCGGATTTGGGATTCGTAAAAGTAATGCCAAACAAGATGCAGATGGCATTTCAAGATTTAGAAAATGGGTATGTTGCTGTGAAGGTTATAGGAATGAAAAGTGGTTTAATTATGAAGACCGGAAAAGAGAAACAAAACCAATCACAAGAACCGGGTGTGGGGCTCGCTTTCGCGTGAAATATGACATAGAATCGGTAAAGTATGTGGTGACACGTTTCATTATGGAGCACAATCACCCGCTGGCATCAGAGGCAAGTGTGCAACACATTAGGTGGCATAGAAAAGTGAACGATGCAGAATATGCGCAGGCAAAAAGTCTAAAGTTGGCTGGGACTAGAATATGCCAGATAATGAaacattttgttatcaaaccCGGAGGGTATAGTAACGTGGGATTTTGCATTAAAGATCTGTATAACCGAATGGACGAGGAACGTAGAAAAGATATTTTTAATGGCGATGCAGAAGGGGCACTTGGGTTCTTGGCAGCGAAGAAGGATGCcgatgacatgttcttttatAAATATCATGTAGATAACGAAGGAAGATTGGCAAGGTTGTTTTGGGCAGATTCTAAATCTCGTGCGGACTTCAGTGTATTTGGAGATGTATTGGTATTTGATACaacatacaaaacaaataaataccgCAAGCCACTAGTTGTACTTGCAGGGGTAAACAACCATTTGAACAGTACTGTTTTTGGCTGTGCACTGCTATCAGATGAGAGGATTGAAACATATGAATGGGTGCTAAGTACATTTGTAGAGACTATGAAAGGTAGAAGGCCAGTAGCAGTGATGACGAAATGCATGCTTCTGGGTTCCTGTTCATTCCTTCTACCACCATTACGTGAAACATGTGAGCACAAGGAATCCCCTTTGACTCGAATTTCATGCAAGAGCATATTAGCTTCTCCATTGACCTATCATAATCCACCCTCCAACTTATTTCGTGTCCACCATATTTCGAGTAATAATATGTACGACTCCCTCCATCCTCGTTCCAGCCCTCAGAAATTAGAAGTCCTTGCCTGTTCAAATGCTTCCTCACCATAA